The following is a genomic window from Chryseobacterium ginsenosidimutans.
TATAGAATATCATTATTGATTATTTAGAATAAAATTAGCAATAAGTATTTAATTATATGCAATCGGTTTACTTAAATTAATATTAAAACAATACTGCTTATTCTATCTTTTTATATTTAAAATTTGGTTTAATTGTATAGTTTAAAAATCGTCCTTTTGACTGTACAGCTTTAAATTTATCAAAAATTTGCGGTGGTACTTTCAGATAGTCATAAACTGCTCCCGACTGATATATGATTCTTAATATTTCAGTTTCCGGA
Proteins encoded in this region:
- a CDS encoding KTSC domain-containing protein, with the translated sequence MPSSVINNYKYFPETEILRIIYQSGAVYDYLKVPPQIFDKFKAVQSKGRFLNYTIKPNFKYKKIE